From the Cryptomeria japonica chromosome 2, Sugi_1.0, whole genome shotgun sequence genome, one window contains:
- the LOC131075337 gene encoding secreted RxLR effector protein 78-like, translating into MHWVKDDKQNVVMVLLEFEKAYDRTEWPFVRGMLQAFGFPSYFCRWIDILFKDSSTVVEVNGELSEPIPLRRSIKQGCPIAPTLFVIVVDALYYIMRAPKLGPSIIGLTLPNTDDLINDQFADDFALFLALNEENFDNSMDRL; encoded by the coding sequence ATGCATTGGGTTAAAGATGATAAACAGAATGTTGTAATggttcttttggaatttgagaaagcatatgatagaacTGAGTGGCCTTTCGTTAGAGGAATGTTGCAAGCTTTTGGTTTTCCTTCCTACTTTTGTAGATGGATAGATATTCTTTTTAAGGACTCCTCCACGGTTGTTGAGGTTAATGGTGAACTTTCTGAACCTATCCCTCTAAGGAGGTCTATCAAGCAAGGGTGCCCCATTGCTCCAACCTTGTTTGTCATTGTCGTTGATGCTCTTTATTACATTATGAGGGCTCCTAAACTTGGTCCCTCTATTATAGGTCTTACTCTTCCTAATACAGATGATCTGATCAATGACCAATTTGCTGATGATTTTGCTTTATTTTTGGCCTTGAATGAGGAAAATTTTGATAATTCTATGGATAGATTATAG